The segment GGATATTAAAAATAATGTACATTGTTATTATGAGTAGTGTGTTTTTATATTGAATTAAaagtaaagtacattgctatcatGGTTTAAAGTTGAATTACATTTACTAAGTGCATGTGTTTGTCTTGCTATATTTAGGTAAATGAGTTGTGACAAGTGTCAAACATGCAACAAGCCATGGATGAAAAGCAAAGTGAAATGAATTTGCAAATGCAACAAATGTGAAATGAAATGGAATTGCAAGTGCAGCGACAATTGGCGGCCTTTATGAAACAAATCAATCCGGCCGGTAATCAACCAAAGTAGttcttagtttttttttaaaaaacaccTAATGAATGTTATGTTATTGACTAGTTCTTAGCTTTTATCATGGTATTGTAATGGTATTTTGAGTATTTGAATGTATGAATGGTATGTTATTTACTATTTTAATGTTAATGAATGTAATAGTATTTAACTATTATTCTAATTATTCATTTGATTTTTTTAGCAGAAAATTtggatattttttaaattataaatttaatggAGCAATAGATTTTTGACTGAATTACAGGAAATAAATATTCTATAGGAATTATAAATTTAATATAGCAATAAAAACTGGTAAAATAATCATAGAAAATTTGTAGGAAATAAATATTCAGTAGAAAATAAAATTCAATAAAGTTTGTAGGTAATCTATAGCAAAAACTGCTGGTAGGTATTCCGTAGGAAAAGATGTTGGTAGGTATTGTGTAGGAAAATCAGTTTGTAGGTATTTTGTATTAAAATAATTTGTATGTATTTTGTACGTGTTTCGTAGGTAAATAACCCGTAGATAATCTGTAAGTATTCCGTAGTTATCGTGGTCCGTAGGTATTCCAAAGTTAAATTTGTAACAGAAAATTCCGTAGGAAATGCATAGGAAGGTTTGTAGCTAATTCGTAAGAAAAATTACCCACGAGGGTTTTTCCTACAACCCTTTTTTTGTAGGTAATCTATATGTACCGCCTTGTTCCTCCGGATTTCCTACCAATTCGTAGGTAATTAAttagttttctagtagtgagagcTTATTAAATTTTTTCTAACATTAGAACTTTAATGAAGACCTTAGAATATGCTAATAATATCATTATAATTAAACTAAATTATTTTTAGACTCAAATGTAAGTTTCTTTATCGTCACGAAAAGGTATCTTCCGTcttatgtcatttaggactttgGGAGTGTTTTTGTCCAAAGAATGGAACAAGTTTGAAATGATATCACTACGATGAAACAAATTGTAGAATTTTCAATGACGGATTAATCCATAAACCACCGATAATTTCAATCGAAATGTCTCATTCCCTTAAATACGTACATACCTACATACTCCCAATCTTCATCTTCATGTTGCAGAAGTCATAAGAGTCATAACAACAATATGGTACCCTTCATTTCGGCACTTCCTTCATCCAGTACTTCTTCCATTGAAGATCCACCACAATGGGTTAATCGAATCAGCAAAACCTTCCAAAACAATCTTCTTGTAGACACCGATCTTCCTGTCTGCATCTTCCAAGTACCTGAAAACTTCACTGCCGAAAAGCCCGAGTCATACATTCCTCAAACCATCGGGCTGGGACCTATCCACCATTTCCAGACCCAGCTTTATAGCAAGCGAGAACAGCTCAAACTTGAGACAGCAAAAACGATGCTAAAACCCTACAGAATCACATCTGATTTCACGGAAATTGTGATCGAGAGTCTCAAACAACTCATCCCAGAGGTCCGTTGCTGCTATGGTTTATATTTTGATGTCGATGATGATACATTAGCTTGGGTTTTCGCGTTGGATGGTCTCTTTTTGCTCGATATGTTATCAAAAGTATCCGAAGGAGATTCTTTGGATTCGTTTGAAGATTTAGTGATGATCGAAAACCAAATCCCACTTGTTTTGTTAATCGAAGCTCGAACTGCTCTTGAAGAACACTTATCTGGTGACTGTAACCATTCTTTTCTAACGAATTTGTTGATTAGAATTTGTGAAAGTCGATCACCTCTTAAGTTCAGCAGGCGGATATCTCGACTTGATCTTGATATAAACACCCGCGTTCATTTACTTGATTGCATGTACCATTTGATCGTAAACCATAACGTATCAGCAAAAAACCAGTTTATTCGAAATAACTTCTTGGATGATATAGATCTTGAAGATGTCGAAAACGCAGTACAAATGGCAGGAGATTTATGTCCAGGAGCAAATGCTGTCTTGCAGCCTCTTTTGCTCATCATGAAGTTACCATGGGACAAGATTATTAGTTTAATCAAGAAAATGATGGGGGAAACCCCTGCAGTACTTGAAATTGACATCCCTTCAGCTTCGGAGCTTTCAAGCATCGGaaaagttgaattttgcatgaCTCCAGGAGGCATTCGTGATGTTGAATTTGACGATGAAACACTTACGTTTTACCTCCCGATACTTTCTCTAAAACCTGATTCAGAAACTATGCTACGAAATTTGGTGGTCTACGAAGGGTTAATGTTCAAAAATGGCAACTTTACTAACCTTGATTTAACAGAATATGTGGATTTAATGTGTGGGATTATTGATGGTGTTAAGGATGTGAGGATCCTTAGAGAAAAACATATAATCGAAGGTGAATTGGATGATGAGGAAATTGTGAAACTTTTTAATGGGATTACTAAATCGAGCTTCAAAAATGAAGAGGCTTCGGAGTTGCAAAAGACAGTTGCTAGAGTAAATAAGCATTTTGGTAACGTGCCGAGGGTTAAAGCGTATCATTTTGTCAAGAAATATTTTCTTGCATGGTGGAAAATTATTGTTATCATATTTACTCTTTTAAATCTAATGTTGTTGGTTGTTAAGGGAGCGTGTCAAGTTTATGAGTGTAATAATCGTTTAGGGTTTGGGATTGGTAGGTTGCTCTTTGGTGCCGACGTGGAAAAGAACCGGTTGTTCGATTATTAGGTTACGGATATTCGAGTACTTGAAACAATGTAAAAAGTGTTACAAATCTTGGGGAAAGTGGTGAATAACCAAGTTGCCATTTGTTGGATAAATGTGAAATTATCTTATAAGGGTGATtactttttcattttcatttttttcatgtctatataattttgttttttttatacatCTAGATAACTAAATTTTTTGAAATGTTCAGATATTACAATTATGACTGGCTATAACAACTTACAACCGTtcataatgattatatatatgtgaacacttccttGGGCGGAgccaatattatttttttaagacgttcaactcTTTAAGCGTAAAGTACAACTAatcatgaataaaataatattaaattttaatctgATTACCTTTGAAATCTTATCTCTTCCAAAAATTTGACCCGATCTCTTAtccaattaaaataaaacaaatattccaTTATATAGActcttttatttgtaatttttttaagctTTATTTCTTATTTATGTCCTCTAATCGAAATTGACCAGTCAGTTGTAAAATCAAATACTttgtttaatattattatttattgccGAATGAGAAACTATTTTTCGCCGTCGCTTTGCGCGGGTctacggctagtatatatatatatatatatatatatatatatatatatatatatatatatatatatatatatatatatatatatatatatatatatatatatatatatatatatatatattacgctGTAAGTTCAAGCCCCTCTCATTCAGAAAATTCTAGCTCCGCCCCTGTTCGTTacctaaatatgtataaaaaaacgaagttacccagatgtgaataAAATGAAAAGGTAATTACCCTGATAAATGAATTCTTCTTTTTATTAAGGCGATCAATCATAATGTTTGTAATATTAATACATTCAGTTAAATTTCCTTAAAACAATATTGATGACCATTTGTGAGCATTTAAATTAGCCACCACATGTTGGTAGCAATTTTTGGTAACATAATTATCATATAGTTTTATATATAAGAGATAAGAGCAATGTTATTGATGTAAATAAAAGCTActtctattttttgtattttaaaattatgtaATACATGGaccaaactgttggattaggtgtttaatttcgtaactataattggtatgtacttcaaTTGATAGTAGCATACTCCTTTTGGGTTTCTATCAAATCTAGAAATTGGACATGATGACTTTAGgagagagagattaatttattaatcaatttattatgtgattaataaattaatataaaatgtTTGTTAATGTAGTATGAAAATAATATACTAAttagaaaaaatattatttaattaacaatttgaaacatcacaaaaatacaagccaaaaatttcgttttgaaaatattataaaaactaTAATCATCCATAGTCAATAAGAAAACCAAGTGTTATGTATCTCAAAATCTCATATCAAATATTGTatgaaaaacaaatgaaaaaatatatcagagtctcaatcaatctcatgctgaaagttgtggtgtgtgtcatgcaatcatcctgagcccttccctttgctagtagaagtacttgaaaccaaaactgaaaatgtaagcacgactcttagtgagctcccccaagataccatataccatataataacacatataacacatattgggccttgcccactgcatcgggccccgcccggcatcagactgaagtccgacataacttgggccccgcccactgcattGATCCCCGCCCGGCATCAGACTAAAGTACGGAATAACTTGGGccctgcccactgcatcagaccgaagtcaggtataaactgaacataacataacataacataaacatataaccaaatcacatatgtgacaacccgaaaatttctataTAGTAaagccattcaattcaatcaaaagtcagactagtttctgctatcttttagcattgttaagggcctgtttgagtgttctaagcctagtacattcaaggattgggtgttaggaagtatctacTAGAGTTCATTGTGCAGCCTTTAAGCCGTAAAACTCCAtcacatggagtttacagccgtaaactagagCTTACAGTCATAAGCTCTTGTTTGGCCGTGAACCCCACATCATAAGTATAGAATTCCTTCATTTGTTCTTCATTCCTCACATCTGCAACTCAATAAcactcaattctctctcaagtatcatcaaaaacaccaagaacacacacttgttcttggtggccgtgaactcccaaaagcttccaaatcgtaagaaTTCTTCCATATTCTTGTTATACACTAGAAACTCTTGAAGCATCATGAAGCAAACACCCTTTTGGCatgaatcaaggacccaaaaATACATGAACAccaagagtttacagccataaaccctTACATGCTCGTAAACCCTTGCATGGTCGTGAACACATCTTcctttggccataaactccctttcatacaatcacatgtgattgtaacacttcttTGCAAGTGTTTCCTAGCTCCTAAGGTCATTTCCTTACATATTAGTTGTCTTAAACACTAtttacatgcctatatatgtcactatatgtcatttaggactcgtttgtgtcttgGGAATTCACTCGTGGAACATCTCATCCTTACGCAaatcttcaattgaatcacccacataaggtaagttcatacccctataatcaaccttttaaatgttttaaatgctttagggGGGGAtataagttgaacacaatgatattgTGTAAATGTTTATCTCAGATAATCATCGCATTAAatgatttcttatgcttttataagtgatcaaaatcatttcaaaaactctttttttgttatgttactttattgtttataaaactccatttttaaagtacgagcataacttagtagataatcAAGTCTTTTCTATATATCAGAGACAGttcaaaacaaacatactagtaaactataataggtatagtttaggggttcagaacATACTATTACGAGAAACAGAAACgccatactataaagagaaacagggaggaacatacaataacaagaacaaaaAGGAACATATGATAACAAGGACAAGATAACATTTATGCGAGACTGCTTCACGgcttagcaatatacttgttaggtcgcattttgtaaccagagtctcctagagggagagcggacattatgtgtattGATCCATACGGGACTGACAAGCCCACATCCcgactgttcgctacagtttggccagcaagccaaggggtgacaaatgtcacatcagtttcgACGCCAGTAGGTCGTCGTGTTGAACACTTGtcgatcagtatggttataaccacatcacatttttaaccttaattaacaaactagttttaaggtagttagtgtttCAATAGTTACTTTATACCACATTACTAAacactttcattttcccattacattcatatagtgatattctcacataaaaggtaatgcaaactattttctagtaaagatagtcttaaACATGAGAAAAATTACAAAAGACAAACAGTACAGTCAAGTCTTAGTACATTCAATAAaaagggggcctataatgctgACTTTATGATTCATCGGTAGATACATCatggatatatattaatcggatccGGCAGACAGTtgaatgtgtgctttccgcttcatttcttgttccttgtttggttgtgggcttagagcagattatcccagtctactatctatttgatcttagctatatatacattccgtatacaccaagtaatcataaggagtactaGGTATAcgtcaggtcatagcatacaaattcaatatatcgttttctagtacaataacatagttttcaaatagaacatttagtagactaaactagaaacttatcagtaaaaaggggttaattcattttattaaacccgtataacttaaaggacctttagtggttaattctataataccttagtttgtacattagggttatatataattaatatccgataggcagttGGATGTATGCTTTCcaccttacttcttgttccttgtttggttgtgggcttagggcagattcacccatttaaatgtctgttcgatattagattatatatagcttgtataaactaagtgattatagaaggaactattgtggttaccatttttactaaaggaaatatatgattttcttaaagaatcttttcatcaaatataaagaactattacagttaactctgtaagtaccaaatgaatacaccagggttacatacagtgaagatctaacaaacaatgggatgtgtgacttccatCTCATTCacagttccttgtttggttgtgggcttaggacaGATTCACACATtcgattgtctgtttactctaaaatgtatataacttgtatccatttagtaatcatagaaggaattgtagagtcattttcacTTTCATTCATCAAAtctgaaaatataggattttatggaggAACGAGTGAACTTTTCTAAAGAACTTACAACATACTTTACATCAATTAaatacttgtgaactcaccagcataaatgttgatctactctttcaaaataacttgtattcttaggaaactagtagacaggtatgcGCActaggattcagaagatggagtatagtagcttcatgtcttgttttgttatttacttttgtatTCAAACTTTGTGAATCACTTACTTTGTAAgcactttaatattaatacaatggttgtttgttactttgattagtATGTTGCATATGTTATGATAccaaacatgacgtcctccgcccccgaacgtttccgccgttccggtttaggggtgtgacatattggtatcagagcactgtttatagtgaactaagtatatcaacctataaaagatatacaactataaatgcaATGGGGCGGAAGTGCTCTGAATAAaagtatattttaaaaatataacaatactttataaaagtatacatacatgcttataacatatatacatactagaacaagtatcataAGAAGAACAGTACAGAAGTATTCAAAGGTTGAGATTGCggtcaaacctggacagttatgtaatcatatatgggatcaatatagcctgatcaactatatttatttgaaatatgaccgacatgtgcttgggagtgatgtggtgttgcaacagtcttaaaacttacctaactctatTCAAGGGATTTCTAGATTAGAACATAAAGTTAGTATACTAAATgggtattttatgatactataagacaacaacaagtttaaaacataccaagttccttacattaaaatactataggagtattataGGCacaataaataacttatgtgagaacttaaaagacccttctgGTAGGTCTATGATTCTGGAGTGTATACTTCCAAGgatttatataattgagattttatagacttagaatttgtgatctatgctTCTCCTCCTAcgccttgtt is part of the Lactuca sativa cultivar Salinas chromosome 7, Lsat_Salinas_v11, whole genome shotgun sequence genome and harbors:
- the LOC111882233 gene encoding putative UPF0481 protein At3g02645 yields the protein MVPFISALPSSSTSSIEDPPQWVNRISKTFQNNLLVDTDLPVCIFQVPENFTAEKPESYIPQTIGLGPIHHFQTQLYSKREQLKLETAKTMLKPYRITSDFTEIVIESLKQLIPEVRCCYGLYFDVDDDTLAWVFALDGLFLLDMLSKVSEGDSLDSFEDLVMIENQIPLVLLIEARTALEEHLSGDCNHSFLTNLLIRICESRSPLKFSRRISRLDLDINTRVHLLDCMYHLIVNHNVSAKNQFIRNNFLDDIDLEDVENAVQMAGDLCPGANAVLQPLLLIMKLPWDKIISLIKKMMGETPAVLEIDIPSASELSSIGKVEFCMTPGGIRDVEFDDETLTFYLPILSLKPDSETMLRNLVVYEGLMFKNGNFTNLDLTEYVDLMCGIIDGVKDVRILREKHIIEGELDDEEIVKLFNGITKSSFKNEEASELQKTVARVNKHFGNVPRVKAYHFVKKYFLAWWKIIVIIFTLLNLMLLVVKGACQVYECNNRLGFGIGRLLFGADVEKNRLFDY